Proteins encoded within one genomic window of Chlorobaculum sp. MV4-Y:
- the rplD gene encoding 50S ribosomal protein L4: protein MELKVLNIKGAETGEVVTLNDEIFAVEVSEHAMYLDVKAILANRRQGTHKAKTRAEVRGGGKKPFRQKGTGNARQGSTRSGLMVGGGTIFGPQPRTYEQKVNRKVKQLARRSALSAKAAAGQIVVVEDFSFEAIKTRPVADMLKNLGLAEKKTLLMMPHHDNVVSISGRNIEKLNIMVADQASTYDILNSQAVLFQKAALQKIEETLG from the coding sequence ATGGAATTAAAAGTGCTCAATATAAAAGGCGCAGAAACCGGTGAAGTGGTTACGCTGAACGATGAGATTTTCGCCGTTGAAGTTTCTGAACATGCTATGTACCTGGATGTGAAGGCAATTCTTGCCAATCGCCGCCAGGGCACCCATAAAGCCAAAACCCGCGCCGAAGTTCGCGGTGGCGGCAAGAAACCGTTTCGCCAGAAAGGCACCGGTAATGCTCGCCAGGGTTCAACCCGCTCCGGCCTCATGGTCGGCGGTGGCACTATTTTCGGCCCACAGCCTCGCACCTACGAGCAGAAGGTCAACCGCAAGGTCAAGCAGCTTGCCCGCCGTTCGGCGCTGAGTGCCAAGGCCGCTGCCGGTCAGATCGTTGTGGTCGAGGATTTCAGTTTTGAGGCGATCAAGACCCGTCCGGTTGCCGATATGCTTAAAAATCTTGGTCTTGCAGAAAAGAAGACCCTGCTCATGATGCCGCATCACGACAATGTGGTCAGCATCTCCGGCAGAAACATCGAGAAACTCAACATCATGGTCGCCGATCAGGCTTCGACCTACGATATTCTCAACAGCCAGGCCGTGCTCTTCCAGAAGGCCGCCCTGCAGAAAATAGAAGAAACATTAGGGTAA
- the rplC gene encoding 50S ribosomal protein L3, translating to MGAILGKKIGMTRLYNDKREAVPCTVIQAGPCYVTQVKSTEKDGYEAYQLGFGERDEKKVSKPLAGHYKKAGKNPGYILSEVSKSLIAGELEAGATVPVDVFKEGDKIDVLGVTKGKGFAGVVKRHNFGGGSRTHGQSDRLRAPGSVGGSSDPSRTFKGTRMAGRMGGENKTVQNLVIVKVMPESNLIVVKGAVPGPKNSYVKIVSKTK from the coding sequence ATGGGTGCGATTCTCGGGAAAAAAATCGGCATGACCCGTTTATACAATGATAAACGTGAAGCTGTTCCCTGTACGGTGATTCAGGCCGGACCGTGTTATGTGACTCAGGTAAAGAGCACGGAAAAAGATGGCTACGAAGCCTATCAGCTCGGCTTTGGCGAGCGTGATGAAAAAAAGGTCTCCAAGCCTCTGGCAGGCCACTACAAAAAAGCTGGCAAGAATCCCGGATACATTCTGTCCGAAGTCAGCAAGAGCCTGATTGCCGGGGAACTCGAAGCTGGCGCTACCGTGCCCGTCGATGTCTTCAAGGAAGGCGATAAGATTGATGTGCTCGGTGTCACCAAGGGTAAAGGTTTTGCCGGTGTCGTCAAGCGTCACAACTTCGGTGGCGGCTCCAGAACGCACGGTCAGTCCGACAGGCTCAGGGCTCCGGGTTCGGTTGGCGGTTCGTCCGATCCTTCGAGAACCTTCAAGGGCACCAGAATGGCTGGCAGAATGGGTGGAGAGAACAAGACGGTTCAGAATCTCGTGATCGTCAAGGTGATGCCCGAGTCGAATCTCATCGTCGTCAAAGGCGCTGTGCCCGGCCCGAAGAACTCCTATGTCAAGATTGTTTCAAAAACCAAGTAA
- a CDS encoding 4'-phosphopantetheinyl transferase family protein → MIISKEAVTLIHTDTHIAGIPEPKLFKTLADEEKKRADRFRFDSDRHNFVLRRGLLRLLLGETFSIEPSLIRFSSTQVGKPFITFPENTGLYFNLSHSGRQIVYAFSRHPETGIDIERIRAVDDIDLLARKYFSAEEYAIIVNLPTREKNKAFIRIWSIKEALIKASGWPLEHGLAAFDVATQYRMNRFKVPFGANRSLTCITPVFDYMCGFATALAIQLDNNEALNLRRYSLQNGEYIEL, encoded by the coding sequence ATGATTATTTCGAAAGAGGCCGTCACCCTCATCCATACCGACACGCACATCGCCGGAATACCAGAACCGAAGCTTTTCAAAACCCTTGCCGACGAGGAAAAAAAGAGAGCTGATCGATTCCGTTTCGACAGCGACCGCCACAACTTCGTGCTCCGCAGAGGTCTCCTCCGGCTACTGCTTGGCGAGACCTTCAGCATTGAACCGTCCCTGATCCGGTTCTCCAGCACGCAGGTCGGAAAGCCGTTTATCACCTTCCCCGAAAACACCGGTCTCTACTTCAACCTCTCCCATTCTGGCCGCCAGATTGTCTATGCTTTTTCAAGACACCCCGAAACAGGAATTGATATCGAAAGAATACGGGCGGTGGATGACATCGATCTGCTCGCCCGCAAATACTTCTCCGCCGAGGAGTATGCGATCATCGTCAACCTGCCTACCCGCGAAAAAAACAAGGCGTTCATCCGGATATGGAGCATCAAGGAGGCGCTGATCAAAGCCAGCGGATGGCCTCTCGAACACGGCCTTGCCGCCTTCGATGTCGCCACGCAGTACCGCATGAACCGCTTCAAGGTGCCATTCGGAGCTAACCGGAGCCTCACCTGCATCACGCCCGTGTTCGACTACATGTGTGGCTTTGCCACCGCTCTGGCCATCCAGCTCGACAATAACGAAGCACTGAACCTTCGCCGCTACTCGCTGCAAAACGGCGAGTATATCGAACTGTGA
- a CDS encoding PASTA domain-containing protein: MSLDDARTTLLDADLQVGQITSAESRYEPGTVIQQSPEAATRVRRSTPVALVIANPIMIFVPPVTNRPMKDARSILSNAGLQIGTVTAVESDNEPGIVLEQSPEAGSRAPRGSSVSLAVSTPRMVNVPPVVGLELAAAREVLERSGLVPVTDAMHSQNDQALVTSQNPEPSSTVRRGSSVVLTLRAVAEPPAIEPPSPPALTPLPWTAIITGAAAITILAGALLFMRSIRTKPAPPAREPHVSIREKLDYGTQQVQATGNPEKAPTISITVRADQGDQEIRPS, encoded by the coding sequence TTGTCGTTGGACGATGCCCGGACAACGCTTCTTGATGCTGACTTGCAGGTCGGCCAGATCACCAGCGCCGAATCCAGATATGAACCCGGCACCGTCATCCAACAATCGCCCGAGGCAGCGACAAGAGTTCGACGCAGCACCCCGGTCGCACTGGTCATTGCCAACCCCATCATGATTTTTGTACCTCCGGTAACCAACAGGCCGATGAAGGATGCCCGGTCGATACTCTCGAACGCTGGCTTGCAGATCGGCACAGTCACCGCCGTCGAATCCGACAACGAACCCGGCATCGTGCTCGAACAATCACCTGAAGCCGGTTCGCGAGCCCCGCGCGGTTCATCGGTTTCGCTGGCAGTCTCAACCCCGAGAATGGTCAATGTCCCCCCGGTCGTCGGGCTTGAACTGGCCGCAGCCCGCGAGGTGCTCGAGCGCTCCGGTTTGGTGCCGGTCACCGATGCCATGCACAGCCAGAACGACCAAGCTCTCGTCACCAGCCAGAATCCCGAACCGTCCAGCACTGTCCGGAGAGGCTCGTCGGTTGTACTGACGCTAAGAGCTGTCGCCGAACCGCCAGCAATTGAGCCACCATCTCCACCCGCGCTCACGCCACTTCCATGGACAGCTATCATAACTGGCGCGGCGGCAATCACCATCCTCGCCGGAGCCCTTCTTTTCATGCGAAGCATCCGCACAAAACCGGCTCCACCCGCAAGAGAGCCTCACGTATCCATCCGTGAAAAGCTCGACTACGGAACCCAGCAAGTACAGGCCACCGGAAACCCCGAGAAAGCGCCAACGATTTCGATAACGGTCCGTGCAGACCAGGGCGACCAGGAAATCCGCCCGTCATAA
- the rpsJ gene encoding 30S ribosomal protein S10: protein MAVQQKIRIKLKSYDHSLVDKWALKIIDVVKQTDAIIFGPIPLPTKTHVYTVNRSPHVDKKSREQFAFSSHKRLIEIINPTARTIDMLMKLELPSGVDVEIKS from the coding sequence GTGGCTGTTCAGCAAAAGATCAGGATCAAGCTCAAGTCGTACGACCATAGCCTCGTTGATAAATGGGCTTTAAAGATTATCGATGTGGTCAAGCAGACGGATGCCATCATTTTTGGCCCCATTCCGCTGCCCACGAAAACTCATGTTTATACGGTCAACCGTTCACCTCACGTGGACAAGAAATCTCGTGAGCAGTTCGCATTTTCATCGCACAAGAGGTTGATCGAGATCATCAACCCGACGGCAAGAACGATCGATATGCTCATGAAGCTTGAGCTTCCGAGCGGCGTTGATGTGGAAATCAAGTCATAA
- the rplW gene encoding 50S ribosomal protein L23 produces MKNPLLRPWLTEKSTKLTEQKGQYVFQVKMDADKFDIKKAVEEKFGVDVVSIRTINCLGKSKRQYTRKGLIAGKKSDWKKAIVTLGDGQTIDYYAKPAEKSEK; encoded by the coding sequence ATGAAAAACCCGTTGCTGCGGCCGTGGCTGACTGAAAAGAGCACGAAACTTACCGAGCAAAAAGGCCAGTATGTGTTCCAGGTCAAGATGGATGCCGACAAGTTCGATATCAAGAAAGCCGTCGAAGAGAAGTTCGGTGTCGATGTCGTTTCCATCCGCACCATCAACTGCCTCGGCAAGTCAAAGCGTCAGTACACCCGCAAAGGACTCATCGCCGGCAAGAAGAGCGACTGGAAAAAAGCGATCGTGACCCTTGGCGACGGCCAGACGATCGATTACTATGCCAAGCCGGCTGAAAAGAGCGAGAAATAA
- the tuf gene encoding elongation factor Tu: protein MAKESYKRDKPHVNIGTIGHVDHGKTTLTAAITSVLAKQGMAAFREFGDIDKAPEERERGITISTAHVEYQTANRHYAHIDCPGHADYIKNMITGAAQMDGAILVVAGTDGPMPQTREHILLARQVNVPALVVFLNKVDIADPELLELVEMELRELLTEYGFPGDDIPIIKGSALAALNGDPEGEKQIMELMDAVDSYIPQPVRDVDKPFLMPVEDVFSISGRGTVGTGRIERGRIKVGDEVEIVGIKPTAKSVVTGIEMFQKTLDEGQAGDNAGLLLRGVDKNALERGMVIAKPGSITPHTKFKAEVYILKKEEGGRHTPFFNGYRPQFYFRTTDVTGSVTLPEGVEMVMPGDNLSVDVELIAPIAMEESLRFAIREGGRTVGAGSVTKIVE from the coding sequence ATGGCTAAAGAGTCATACAAGAGGGATAAACCCCACGTAAATATTGGTACAATCGGTCACGTTGACCACGGTAAAACCACTCTTACCGCCGCAATCACCAGCGTTCTCGCCAAGCAGGGCATGGCCGCTTTCCGTGAGTTTGGTGACATCGACAAGGCTCCGGAAGAGAGAGAGCGCGGTATCACCATCTCGACGGCACACGTCGAATATCAGACCGCAAACCGTCACTACGCTCATATCGACTGCCCCGGTCACGCTGACTATATCAAAAACATGATTACCGGTGCTGCCCAGATGGACGGCGCTATCCTCGTCGTTGCCGGTACCGACGGCCCGATGCCCCAGACCCGTGAGCACATCCTGCTTGCCCGTCAGGTGAACGTTCCTGCGCTGGTCGTCTTCCTGAACAAGGTTGATATTGCTGATCCGGAACTTCTCGAGCTGGTCGAGATGGAGCTTCGTGAGCTCCTTACCGAGTACGGTTTCCCTGGCGACGATATTCCGATCATCAAAGGTTCCGCTCTTGCTGCTCTCAATGGTGATCCCGAAGGCGAGAAGCAGATCATGGAGCTCATGGATGCCGTTGACAGCTACATTCCGCAGCCTGTCCGCGACGTTGACAAGCCGTTCCTGATGCCGGTTGAAGACGTGTTCTCCATCTCTGGTCGCGGTACCGTTGGTACTGGCCGTATTGAGAGGGGCCGCATCAAGGTTGGTGACGAAGTCGAGATCGTCGGTATCAAGCCGACCGCAAAATCAGTTGTTACCGGTATCGAAATGTTCCAGAAGACTCTCGATGAAGGTCAGGCTGGTGACAACGCAGGTCTGCTTCTCCGCGGTGTTGACAAGAATGCGCTTGAGCGCGGCATGGTTATTGCTAAGCCAGGTTCGATCACCCCGCACACCAAGTTCAAGGCTGAGGTTTACATCCTGAAGAAGGAAGAGGGTGGTCGTCACACTCCGTTCTTCAATGGCTACCGTCCGCAGTTCTACTTCAGAACTACCGACGTTACCGGTTCGGTGACCCTTCCTGAGGGTGTCGAAATGGTTATGCCTGGTGACAACCTCTCCGTCGATGTCGAGCTGATCGCTCCTATCGCCATGGAAGAGAGCCTCAGGTTCGCTATCCGCGAAGGCGGCCGTACGGTTGGTGCCGGTTCGGTAACCAAGATCGTCGAGTGA
- the rpsG gene encoding 30S ribosomal protein S7, whose protein sequence is MAKKSSGYGLRGGDFRYNDETVARLINAIMLDGKKVVATKVVYDAFDIIANKVESGDALEVFRKAMGNVAPLVEVRSKRVGGATYQIPMEVPASRRTALAFRWIKQFATRRGGRSMAEKLAAELLDASNEQGASVKKRDEVHRMAEANKAFAHFRF, encoded by the coding sequence ATGGCAAAAAAGAGTTCCGGATACGGACTGCGCGGCGGCGATTTTCGTTACAATGATGAGACGGTTGCTCGCCTGATCAATGCAATCATGCTTGATGGCAAAAAGGTTGTGGCGACCAAAGTCGTGTATGACGCTTTTGATATTATTGCGAACAAGGTTGAGAGTGGCGATGCTCTTGAGGTTTTCCGCAAGGCGATGGGCAATGTCGCTCCGCTGGTCGAGGTTCGCAGCAAAAGGGTTGGTGGTGCTACCTACCAGATTCCGATGGAGGTTCCGGCTTCCAGGAGAACCGCGCTGGCTTTCCGCTGGATCAAGCAGTTTGCCACTCGTCGTGGGGGTCGTTCGATGGCCGAGAAGCTCGCTGCTGAGTTGCTCGATGCTTCCAACGAGCAGGGTGCTTCGGTAAAGAAGCGCGACGAGGTGCATCGTATGGCTGAGGCAAACAAGGCATTTGCTCACTTCAGGTTCTGA
- the rpsL gene encoding 30S ribosomal protein S12: MPTIQQLIRHGRSMKASKTASPALEKCPQKRGVCTRVYTTTPKKPNSALRKVARVRLSNKIEVTAYIPGEGHNLQEHSIVLIRGGRVKDLPGVRYHIVRGSLDTSGVADRKQSRSKYGAKVPKPGAAPAKKK; the protein is encoded by the coding sequence ATGCCGACGATTCAGCAGCTTATCAGGCACGGAAGAAGTATGAAGGCGTCAAAGACCGCCTCACCGGCTCTGGAAAAATGCCCTCAGAAAAGGGGTGTTTGCACCCGTGTCTACACGACTACCCCAAAAAAGCCGAACTCCGCGCTTCGCAAGGTCGCTCGTGTCAGGCTGTCCAACAAGATTGAGGTGACGGCTTACATTCCGGGCGAGGGTCATAACCTCCAGGAGCACTCCATTGTGCTGATCCGTGGTGGAAGGGTGAAGGATCTTCCTGGTGTCCGTTACCATATCGTTCGCGGCTCACTCGATACGTCGGGCGTCGCTGACCGCAAGCAGAGTCGCTCCAAGTACGGAGCCAAGGTTCCGAAGCCCGGTGCTGCTCCTGCAAAGAAGAAATAA
- the fusA gene encoding elongation factor G: protein MARQVALDKVRNIGIMAHIDAGKTTTTERILYYTGRLHKMGEVHEGGATMDWMEQEKERGITITSAATTCFWTPKYGNYAGVNHRINIIDTPGHVDFTVEVERSLRVLDGAVALFCAVGGVEPQSETVWRQANKYGVPRIAYVNKMDRVGANFFETVKAIRERLGANPVPIQIPIGQGEIFAGFVDLIRMKGIIYDKEDGSTYTEVDIPHDLENEARTWRINMLEAVSELDETLLEKYLNGEEITEEEIRTVLRQATLNVTIIPVLCGSSFKNKGVQFMLDAVIDYLASPVDDGEVEGHDPRTEEPIVRQPKDEEPFAALAFKIATDPFVGKLTFFRVYSGVLNAGSYVLNSITGKKERVGRVLQMHSNKREERDAVYAGDIAAAVGLKDVRTGDTLCDENKPIVLEKMVFPEPVIEIAVEPKTKADNDKLGISLAKLAEEDPTFRVKTDEETGQTLIAGMGELHLEILVDRLKREFKVEANVGQPQVAYRETIRGTVEYEGKFVRQSGGKGQFGLVVLRVEPLEEGKGYEFVDEIKGGVIPKEYIPAVNAGIQQAMKDGVVAGFPMQDIKVALIDGKYHEVDSSEMAFKIAGSIGFKGAAKKANPVLLEPIMKVEVITPEEYLGDVMGDLSGRRGHIEGMGQRAGAQFVSAKVPLSQMFGYSTDLRSMTQGRANYSMEFESYREVPRNIAEALQEKRVGKDSE, encoded by the coding sequence ATGGCACGGCAGGTTGCGTTAGATAAAGTCAGGAATATTGGTATCATGGCCCACATCGATGCGGGCAAGACCACGACTACAGAGAGGATTCTCTATTACACGGGTCGCCTGCACAAGATGGGTGAGGTGCACGAAGGTGGCGCCACCATGGACTGGATGGAGCAGGAGAAGGAGCGTGGTATCACGATTACCTCCGCTGCGACAACCTGTTTCTGGACTCCGAAATACGGCAATTACGCCGGTGTCAATCACAGGATCAATATTATCGATACTCCTGGCCACGTCGACTTCACGGTCGAGGTGGAGCGTTCCCTTCGCGTGCTCGATGGAGCGGTTGCGCTGTTCTGCGCTGTAGGGGGTGTTGAGCCTCAGTCTGAAACCGTCTGGCGTCAGGCTAACAAGTATGGTGTTCCGAGGATCGCCTATGTCAACAAGATGGATCGCGTCGGCGCGAACTTCTTTGAGACTGTCAAGGCTATTCGTGAGCGTCTCGGCGCCAACCCGGTACCGATTCAGATTCCGATCGGCCAGGGCGAGATCTTCGCCGGCTTTGTCGATCTGATCCGCATGAAGGGGATTATCTACGACAAGGAAGACGGTAGCACCTACACCGAAGTTGATATTCCGCACGATCTTGAAAACGAAGCTCGCACCTGGCGCATCAACATGCTTGAAGCTGTCTCCGAGCTCGACGAAACCCTTCTTGAAAAATATCTGAACGGTGAGGAGATTACTGAAGAGGAGATCCGCACCGTGCTTCGCCAGGCGACCCTGAACGTGACCATCATTCCGGTGCTCTGCGGTTCGTCCTTCAAGAACAAGGGCGTGCAGTTCATGCTTGATGCCGTGATCGATTACCTGGCTTCGCCGGTCGATGATGGTGAAGTGGAGGGCCACGATCCGAGAACCGAAGAGCCGATCGTCCGTCAGCCGAAAGACGAGGAGCCGTTCGCTGCGCTTGCTTTCAAGATTGCGACCGATCCTTTCGTCGGCAAGCTGACCTTCTTCCGTGTCTATTCAGGCGTGCTCAATGCCGGCAGCTACGTGCTCAACTCGATTACCGGCAAAAAAGAGCGTGTTGGTCGCGTTCTGCAGATGCACTCCAACAAGCGTGAAGAGCGTGATGCTGTGTATGCAGGTGACATCGCTGCTGCCGTCGGTCTCAAGGATGTGAGAACCGGTGATACGCTCTGCGACGAAAACAAGCCTATCGTACTCGAAAAAATGGTGTTCCCTGAGCCCGTCATCGAGATCGCGGTCGAGCCGAAAACCAAGGCGGATAATGACAAGCTCGGCATTTCTCTTGCCAAGCTTGCCGAAGAGGATCCGACCTTCAGGGTGAAAACTGATGAGGAGACCGGTCAGACGCTTATCGCGGGTATGGGTGAGCTTCATCTCGAAATTCTGGTTGACCGTCTGAAGCGCGAATTCAAGGTCGAGGCCAACGTCGGTCAGCCGCAGGTTGCCTATCGCGAAACCATTCGCGGTACGGTTGAATACGAAGGCAAGTTTGTTCGCCAGTCTGGCGGTAAAGGTCAGTTTGGTCTGGTTGTGCTCCGGGTTGAGCCGCTCGAAGAGGGCAAAGGCTATGAGTTTGTCGATGAGATCAAGGGCGGCGTGATTCCGAAAGAGTATATTCCCGCAGTCAACGCAGGTATCCAGCAGGCAATGAAAGACGGTGTCGTCGCCGGCTTCCCGATGCAGGATATCAAGGTCGCGCTGATCGACGGTAAATACCACGAGGTTGACTCTTCAGAAATGGCTTTCAAGATCGCAGGTTCAATCGGCTTCAAGGGAGCGGCCAAGAAGGCCAATCCGGTACTGCTCGAACCGATCATGAAGGTCGAGGTCATCACTCCGGAAGAGTATCTGGGCGATGTGATGGGCGATCTCTCGGGACGTCGCGGTCACATCGAAGGTATGGGCCAGCGTGCTGGTGCCCAGTTTGTCAGCGCAAAAGTGCCGCTGTCTCAAATGTTTGGCTACTCGACTGATCTGCGTTCCATGACCCAAGGCCGCGCGAACTACTCGATGGAGTTCGAGAGCTATCGCGAGGTTCCTCGCAACATCGCCGAAGCACTGCAAGAGAAGAGGGTTGGCAAGGATTCCGAATAA
- a CDS encoding DNA methyltransferase: protein MLDTQTAFDTPKPTRLIKRILEIATGKDSLVLDSFAGSGTTGQAVLTLNKQDGGNRRFILAEMDPNISRNVTAQRLTRCISGYKNVESLGGGFRFCELGEALFDADGFINRNVSFRELAQHIFFIATGQPLPAEAELTTPLIGVSNGAAVYLLYNGILGDASDDGGNVLTREVLSRLPAHEGLKIVYGNGCLLSPMRLASENIVFRQIPYEVRQS from the coding sequence TTGCTCGACACGCAGACAGCTTTCGATACCCCTAAACCTACACGATTGATCAAACGAATTCTCGAAATTGCCACCGGCAAAGATTCGCTTGTACTCGATTCCTTTGCGGGAAGTGGCACCACCGGGCAGGCGGTTCTGACGTTGAACAAGCAGGACGGCGGCAACCGTCGATTTATTCTGGCCGAAATGGATCCAAACATTAGCCGGAATGTCACCGCTCAGCGCTTGACGCGATGTATCAGTGGATACAAGAACGTCGAATCTCTCGGTGGCGGGTTCAGGTTTTGCGAGCTTGGGGAGGCGTTGTTCGATGCGGATGGGTTTATCAACCGGAACGTTTCGTTCAGGGAGCTTGCGCAGCACATCTTTTTTATCGCAACCGGCCAGCCGCTTCCGGCTGAAGCTGAACTGACGACGCCGCTCATCGGCGTCTCGAACGGCGCGGCGGTTTATCTGCTTTACAACGGAATTCTCGGAGATGCTTCGGATGATGGTGGCAACGTGCTGACGCGGGAGGTGCTTTCGCGGCTGCCCGCGCACGAGGGGCTGAAGATCGTTTACGGCAACGGATGCCTGCTCAGCCCGATGCGGCTCGCGAGCGAGAACATCGTGTTCAGGCAGATTCCTTACGAAGTGAGGCAATCATGA
- a CDS encoding DEAD/DEAH box helicase, whose translation MAAHSVGTAAKDLLHTDAPVVLWLVPSNVIKEQTLKALRNCKHPYRQALEAALPSVEVLSIQEALVVRRPTVAANATIIVSTMQAFRVDDTEGRKVYEQSGALMGHFTALDPALASQLACYENGQPAQSLANLLKMHHPVVIVDEAHNARTSLSFETLARFSPSCIIEFTATPAAENNASNVLCSVSAAELKADHMIKMPIQLETRPNWKELLADAIALRRHLEQEAALERQVTGEYIRPIMLVQAQPKSQTHETLTVEVVERCLIEDFDIPEEQIRRATGSGREIDGIDLADTSCPVRYSITVQALREGWDCPFAYVLCSVAEMRSSTAVEQILGRVMRLPAARRKVRDDLNMAYAFAASADFVDAVRALQDALVQNGFNRQEAKELIASMPTNEQGRFDLFFETREVVGEAPKLEQLPEVVRKKVSFDPEAKALVFTGEMDDREMKALQECFDSSEAKAGVETICRKSRRYLKKQAATPAERFEPFAVSVLAVWQGNLFEPFEETHFREVPLRLSKCLPELSENEYSAKRFDGKLAEIDISSRGQLSVRFVDTLHHQLSLLLDEGRQSVAQLVNWIDKNLPNRQDIFPSESGPYLTGVIHYLIDQRGFTLAQLIGDKYTLRQKIAEKIDALRKRQWLQSYQTFLLPECATPLVVTPEACFVFKPHEYPYNTRYQGAHLFSKHYYHEIGAMNGEEERCAVFLDRMAEVEFWARNIERRPLHSFWLQTATDKFYPDFVCKLKDGRFLVVEYKSENAWSNDDSTEKRDLGELWAKRSCGSCLFVMPKGLDFAAIEKAVV comes from the coding sequence TTGGCGGCGCACTCGGTTGGCACGGCGGCGAAGGATTTGCTGCACACCGACGCGCCGGTGGTGCTCTGGCTCGTGCCATCCAATGTCATCAAGGAACAGACGCTCAAGGCGCTGAGGAATTGCAAGCATCCCTACCGGCAGGCGCTCGAAGCGGCGCTGCCCTCGGTCGAGGTGCTCTCGATTCAGGAGGCGCTTGTCGTCCGCCGCCCGACAGTTGCCGCCAATGCGACGATCATCGTTTCGACCATGCAGGCGTTCCGTGTGGACGATACCGAAGGGCGCAAGGTCTATGAGCAGTCGGGGGCGCTGATGGGTCACTTCACCGCGCTCGATCCGGCGCTTGCAAGCCAGCTCGCCTGCTACGAAAACGGCCAGCCGGCGCAGTCGCTGGCCAACCTTCTCAAAATGCACCATCCGGTGGTGATCGTCGATGAGGCGCACAACGCCCGCACGTCGCTCTCGTTCGAGACGCTGGCGCGGTTCAGCCCCTCCTGTATCATCGAGTTCACGGCGACGCCCGCCGCTGAAAACAATGCGAGCAACGTGCTCTGTTCGGTTTCCGCCGCCGAGCTGAAGGCCGATCATATGATAAAAATGCCGATACAGCTCGAAACCCGTCCGAACTGGAAGGAGTTGCTCGCCGACGCCATTGCGCTCAGGCGGCATCTCGAACAGGAGGCGGCTCTGGAGCGGCAGGTTACGGGCGAGTATATCCGCCCAATCATGCTCGTTCAGGCGCAGCCGAAAAGCCAGACGCACGAGACGCTGACGGTCGAGGTGGTGGAGCGGTGCCTGATCGAAGATTTCGATATTCCTGAAGAGCAGATTCGACGCGCGACCGGCAGCGGCCGGGAGATCGACGGAATCGATCTTGCCGATACCTCGTGCCCGGTGCGCTACAGCATCACCGTGCAGGCATTGCGCGAGGGGTGGGACTGCCCCTTCGCCTACGTGCTTTGTTCCGTGGCCGAGATGCGCTCATCGACGGCGGTCGAGCAGATTCTTGGCAGGGTGATGCGTCTGCCAGCGGCGAGGCGGAAGGTGCGCGACGACCTGAACATGGCGTATGCTTTTGCGGCTTCGGCGGATTTCGTCGATGCGGTGCGGGCGTTGCAGGACGCGCTCGTGCAGAACGGTTTCAACCGGCAGGAGGCCAAAGAGCTGATCGCGAGTATGCCGACGAACGAACAGGGGCGCTTCGATCTCTTCTTCGAGACGCGCGAAGTGGTCGGCGAAGCTCCGAAGCTGGAGCAGTTGCCGGAGGTTGTCCGCAAGAAAGTGTCGTTCGATCCCGAAGCGAAAGCGCTCGTCTTCACCGGCGAGATGGATGACCGGGAGATGAAGGCGTTGCAGGAGTGTTTCGACTCCTCCGAGGCCAAAGCCGGGGTTGAGACGATCTGCCGGAAATCCCGGAGATACCTGAAGAAGCAGGCGGCCACTCCGGCGGAGCGCTTCGAGCCGTTTGCGGTGTCGGTACTTGCCGTCTGGCAGGGCAATCTGTTCGAGCCGTTCGAGGAGACCCATTTTCGCGAGGTGCCGCTGCGGCTGTCGAAATGCTTGCCGGAATTGAGTGAAAATGAGTATTCGGCAAAGCGCTTCGACGGCAAGCTTGCCGAGATCGACATTTCCAGTCGCGGGCAATTGTCGGTGCGATTCGTCGATACGCTGCACCATCAGTTGAGCCTGCTCCTTGACGAGGGGCGGCAATCGGTCGCGCAACTGGTTAACTGGATCGACAAGAATCTTCCGAATCGGCAGGATATTTTCCCCTCCGAGAGCGGGCCGTATCTGACTGGCGTCATTCACTACCTCATCGACCAGCGAGGCTTCACGCTTGCCCAACTGATCGGCGACAAGTACACGCTTCGGCAGAAAATCGCCGAAAAGATCGATGCCCTGCGCAAGCGCCAGTGGTTACAGTCGTACCAGACATTCCTGCTGCCGGAGTGCGCAACGCCTCTCGTCGTGACGCCGGAGGCCTGTTTTGTGTTCAAACCGCACGAGTATCCCTACAATACACGCTATCAGGGAGCGCACCTGTTCAGCAAGCACTACTATCACGAAATCGGCGCGATGAACGGCGAGGAGGAGCGGTGCGCGGTGTTTCTCGACCGGATGGCGGAGGTGGAGTTCTGGGCGCGGAACATCGAACGCCGACCGTTGCACTCCTTCTGGTTGCAGACCGCCACGGACAAATTCTACCCCGATTTCGTCTGCAAACTCAAGGATGGCCGCTTCCTCGTGGTTGAGTACAAATCCGAAAACGCATGGAGCAATGACGATTCGACCGAGAAACGTGACCTCGGCGAGCTGTGGGCGAAACGAAGCTGCGGATCGTGCCTCTTTGTCATGCCCAAAGGTCTCGACTTTGCAGCTATCGAGAAGGCAGTGGTATAG